The following are from one region of the Salvia splendens isolate huo1 chromosome 2, SspV2, whole genome shotgun sequence genome:
- the LOC121786771 gene encoding histone-lysine N-methyltransferase EZA1-like isoform X1, whose translation MVSKPKFRKDYGEQGIDAIENLAAKLSHMKRQIQTERVVSVGEKLEKNSKNIQSYVSHLKDLAESRDDSATTTTNSSGNLLSLRMNYPLCKVSGLVQECEDRDGDNSEEVVFSRTAKLPLVERIPSYTTWIFLDRNQRMADDQSVLGRRRIYYDQHGSETLICSDSEDDLVQLEGEKREFSEGEDRLMRVAFLECGMGNEVLDLLTQFVGGTSQEIQERCTVLMETDQKMEIQKKPLKEERSGVDIYLDQSLSAALDSFDNLFCRRCLVFDCRLHGCSQAATYPNEKQIVQFDMEEDRKPCGDQCYLQSNCFKDMPKRSESDREMLNTHNAPTQEVRSPLSPHVIQQEHHLECQGKPAVLESSKSLEKASKVVSDTLPSSSSSKLKLANPDPVGYSTTLVDQVPEAVISNEYELETSISGSRLGFDRHIVGYSDCSQSENVEGIEKATSDITKLSLKQTCKSVGNSTKASRGWSNWNPLEKDLYLKGLEIFGRNSCFIARNLLAGLRTCKEVSNYMYGDGAVMSRGSSAMLNSYLDDAGRDDIDPMEPDMPVKSRICRKRGRVRKVKSSWKSAGHPSLWRRIADGKDLPCKQYSPCSCQPTCGKQCPCLQNGTCCEKYCGCSKSCKNRFRGCHCAKSQCKSRQCPCFAAGRECDPDVCRNCWVSCGDGLLGEPPRRGDSQCGNMKLLLRQQQRVLLAKSEVAGWGAFVKNPVNKNDYLGEYTGELISHQEADKRGKIYDRANSSFLFDLNDKYVLDAYRKGDKLKFANHSSNPNCYAKVMLVAGDHRVGIYANEHIQAGEELFYDYRYCPDQAPVWARKPGASKRDGSPLPHGRAKKHQSG comes from the exons ATGGTCTCCAAGCCTAAATTCAGG AAAGATTACGGGGAACAGGGAATTGATGCTATAGAAAACTTGGCTGCGAAACTCTCGCATATGAAAAGGCAAATTCAGACTGAAAGAGTTGTTTCAGTTGGA GAAAAACTTGAAAAAAATAGCAAAAACATTCAATCTTATGTTTCTCACCTCAAAGATTTGGCTGAATCAAGGGATGATTCTGCAACTACTACAACGAATAGTTCAGGAAACCTCCTTTCTTTAAGAATGAACTATCCTCTCTGCAAAGTCAGTGGGCTTGTTCAAGAATGTGAAGATAGAGATGGTGATAACAGTGAAGAAGTTGTATTTTCTAGAACAGCCAAACTTCCCCTTGTTGAGAGGATACCTTCCTATACTACATGGATTTTCTTGGATAG GAATCAGAGAATGGCTGATGATCAGTCAGTCCTAGGGCGTAGGCGCATATACTATGATCAGCATGGTAGTGAGACACTGATCTGTAGCGACAGTGAAGATGATCTGGTGCAATTGGAGGGTGAGAAACGTGAATTTTCTGAAGGGGAGGATCGACTTATGCG TGTGGCATTTTTAGAGTGTGGGATGGGGAATGAAGTGCTTGATCTGTTGACCCAGTTTGTTGGAGGAACCTCTCAGGAAATTCAA GAGCGTTGCACTGTGCTCATGGAAACAGATCAAAAAATGGAGATACAGAAGAAACCTTTGAAGGAAGAGAGATCTGGAGTTGACATATACCTAGACCAAAGCCTCAGTGCTGCTTTAGATTCTTTTGATAATCTATTTTGCCGCCGTTGTCTG GTGTTTGACTGCCGTTTACATGGTTGTTCCCAAGCTGCAACCTATCCt AATGAAAAACAAATTGTCCAATTTGACATGGAAGAAGACCGTAAGCCGTGTGGAGATCAATGTTATCTTCAG TCAAATTGTTTCAAAGACATGCCAAAGCGTTCTGAATCAGATAGAGAAATGTTGAACACACATAATGCACCCACTCAGGAAGTTAGATCCCCCTTGTCTCCACATGTCATTCAGCAAG AACATCATCTGGAATGCCAAGGGAAGCCCGCAGTGCTTGAATCTTCAAAATCATTGGAAAAAGCTTCAAAAGTGGTTTCTGACACATTACCAAGTTCATCCAGTTCGAAATTAAAGTTGGCCAATCCAGATCCTGTGGGTTACAGTACAACTCTGGTGGACCAGGTCCCTGAAGCAGTTATATCCAATGAATATGAGCTTGAGACATCTATATCTGGTTCACGGCTTGGTTTTGACAGGCACATTGTAGGTTATAGTGATTGCTCCCAGAGTGAGAATGTTGAGGGCATCGAGAAAGCTACATCTGATATCACCAAGCTCTCTCTGAAACAGACATGCAAATCTGTTGGAAATTCAACCAAAGCTTCACGTGGATGGAGCAATTGGAACCCTTTAGAGAAAGACTTGTACCTCAAGGGATTAGAAATATTTGGAAGAAATAG TTGTTTTATAGCTCGGAATTTGCTTGCTGGTTTGAGAACTTGCAAAGAAGTATCGAACTACATGTATGGTGATGGAGCTGTAATGTCTCGTGGATCTTCAGCTATGCTAAACTCATATCTTGATGATGCTGGGAGAGATGACATAGATCCTATG GAGCCAGATATGCCTGTCAAATCAAGAATATGTCGTAAAAGGGGCAGAGTGCGCAAGGTTAAGTCTTCATGGAAGTCCGCTGGCCATCCATCCTTGTGGAGAAGGATCGCAGATGGAAAAGACCTGCCATGTAAGCAATATTCTCCATGTAGTTGCCAGCCAACATGTGGAAAGCAATGTCCTTGCCTTCAGAATGGAACTTGCTGTGAAAAATACTGCGG ATGCTCAAAAAGCTGCAAAAATCGGTTTAGAGGGTGTCATTGTGCAAAAAGTCAATGTAAAAGCCGGCAATGCCCCTGCTTTGCAGCTGGACGTGAATGTGACCCAGATGTTTGCCGGAATTGTTGGGTTAG CTGTGGTGACGGTTTGTTGGGGGAACCACCAAGACGAGGAGATAGTCAGTGTGGCAACATGAAGCTCCTTCTGAGGCAACAGCAAAGG GTTCTCTTGGCAAAGTCGGAAGTTGCTGGTTGGGGAGCATTTGTTAAG AATCCTGTCAACAAAAATGATTATCTTGGAGAATATACCGGTGAATTGATCTCCCATCAAGAAGCAGATAAGCGGGGAAAGATATATGATCGTGCAAATTCATCGTTCCTCTTTGACTTGAATGATAAG TATGTCCTTGATGCATACCGCAAGGGAGACAAGTTAAAATTTGCAAACCACTCATCAAATCCAAACTGTTACGCGAAG GTAATGCTGGTGGCTGGTGATCACCGTGTTGGCATATATGCTAATGAGCACATCCAAGCTGGTGAAGAGCTTTTCTATGATTATCGATATTGTCCTGATCAAGCACCGGTCTGGGCCCGGAAGCCCGGGGCTTCTAAGAGAGATGGTTCGCCACTCCCTCATGGTCGAGCAAAGAAGCACCAATCTGGTTGA
- the LOC121786771 gene encoding histone-lysine N-methyltransferase EZA1-like isoform X3 — MVSKPKFRKDYGEQGIDAIENLAAKLSHMKRQIQTERVVSVGEKLEKNSKNIQSYVSHLKDLAESRDDSATTTTNSSGNLLSLRMNYPLCKVSGLVQECEDRDGDNSEEVVFSRTAKLPLVERIPSYTTWIFLDRNQRMADDQSVLGRRRIYYDQHGSETLICSDSEDDLVQLEGEKREFSEGEDRLMRVAFLECGMGNEVLDLLTQFVGGTSQEIQERCTVLMETDQKMEIQKKPLKEERSGVDIYLDQSLSAALDSFDNLFCRRCLVFDCRLHGCSQAATYPNEKQIVQFDMEEDRKPCGDQCYLQSNCFKDMPKRSESDREMLNTHNAPTQEVRSPLSPHVIQQEHHLECQGKPAVLESSKSLEKASKVVSDTLPSSSSSKLKLANPDPVGYSTTLVDQVPEAVISNEYELETSISGSRLGFDRHITCKSVGNSTKASRGWSNWNPLEKDLYLKGLEIFGRNSCFIARNLLAGLRTCKEVSNYMYGDGAVMSRGSSAMLNSYLDDAGRDDIDPMEPDMPVKSRICRKRGRVRKVKSSWKSAGHPSLWRRIADGKDLPCKQYSPCSCQPTCGKQCPCLQNGTCCEKYCGCSKSCKNRFRGCHCAKSQCKSRQCPCFAAGRECDPDVCRNCWVSCGDGLLGEPPRRGDSQCGNMKLLLRQQQRVLLAKSEVAGWGAFVKNPVNKNDYLGEYTGELISHQEADKRGKIYDRANSSFLFDLNDKYVLDAYRKGDKLKFANHSSNPNCYAKVMLVAGDHRVGIYANEHIQAGEELFYDYRYCPDQAPVWARKPGASKRDGSPLPHGRAKKHQSG; from the exons ATGGTCTCCAAGCCTAAATTCAGG AAAGATTACGGGGAACAGGGAATTGATGCTATAGAAAACTTGGCTGCGAAACTCTCGCATATGAAAAGGCAAATTCAGACTGAAAGAGTTGTTTCAGTTGGA GAAAAACTTGAAAAAAATAGCAAAAACATTCAATCTTATGTTTCTCACCTCAAAGATTTGGCTGAATCAAGGGATGATTCTGCAACTACTACAACGAATAGTTCAGGAAACCTCCTTTCTTTAAGAATGAACTATCCTCTCTGCAAAGTCAGTGGGCTTGTTCAAGAATGTGAAGATAGAGATGGTGATAACAGTGAAGAAGTTGTATTTTCTAGAACAGCCAAACTTCCCCTTGTTGAGAGGATACCTTCCTATACTACATGGATTTTCTTGGATAG GAATCAGAGAATGGCTGATGATCAGTCAGTCCTAGGGCGTAGGCGCATATACTATGATCAGCATGGTAGTGAGACACTGATCTGTAGCGACAGTGAAGATGATCTGGTGCAATTGGAGGGTGAGAAACGTGAATTTTCTGAAGGGGAGGATCGACTTATGCG TGTGGCATTTTTAGAGTGTGGGATGGGGAATGAAGTGCTTGATCTGTTGACCCAGTTTGTTGGAGGAACCTCTCAGGAAATTCAA GAGCGTTGCACTGTGCTCATGGAAACAGATCAAAAAATGGAGATACAGAAGAAACCTTTGAAGGAAGAGAGATCTGGAGTTGACATATACCTAGACCAAAGCCTCAGTGCTGCTTTAGATTCTTTTGATAATCTATTTTGCCGCCGTTGTCTG GTGTTTGACTGCCGTTTACATGGTTGTTCCCAAGCTGCAACCTATCCt AATGAAAAACAAATTGTCCAATTTGACATGGAAGAAGACCGTAAGCCGTGTGGAGATCAATGTTATCTTCAG TCAAATTGTTTCAAAGACATGCCAAAGCGTTCTGAATCAGATAGAGAAATGTTGAACACACATAATGCACCCACTCAGGAAGTTAGATCCCCCTTGTCTCCACATGTCATTCAGCAAG AACATCATCTGGAATGCCAAGGGAAGCCCGCAGTGCTTGAATCTTCAAAATCATTGGAAAAAGCTTCAAAAGTGGTTTCTGACACATTACCAAGTTCATCCAGTTCGAAATTAAAGTTGGCCAATCCAGATCCTGTGGGTTACAGTACAACTCTGGTGGACCAGGTCCCTGAAGCAGTTATATCCAATGAATATGAGCTTGAGACATCTATATCTGGTTCACGGCTTGGTTTTGACAGGCACATT ACATGCAAATCTGTTGGAAATTCAACCAAAGCTTCACGTGGATGGAGCAATTGGAACCCTTTAGAGAAAGACTTGTACCTCAAGGGATTAGAAATATTTGGAAGAAATAG TTGTTTTATAGCTCGGAATTTGCTTGCTGGTTTGAGAACTTGCAAAGAAGTATCGAACTACATGTATGGTGATGGAGCTGTAATGTCTCGTGGATCTTCAGCTATGCTAAACTCATATCTTGATGATGCTGGGAGAGATGACATAGATCCTATG GAGCCAGATATGCCTGTCAAATCAAGAATATGTCGTAAAAGGGGCAGAGTGCGCAAGGTTAAGTCTTCATGGAAGTCCGCTGGCCATCCATCCTTGTGGAGAAGGATCGCAGATGGAAAAGACCTGCCATGTAAGCAATATTCTCCATGTAGTTGCCAGCCAACATGTGGAAAGCAATGTCCTTGCCTTCAGAATGGAACTTGCTGTGAAAAATACTGCGG ATGCTCAAAAAGCTGCAAAAATCGGTTTAGAGGGTGTCATTGTGCAAAAAGTCAATGTAAAAGCCGGCAATGCCCCTGCTTTGCAGCTGGACGTGAATGTGACCCAGATGTTTGCCGGAATTGTTGGGTTAG CTGTGGTGACGGTTTGTTGGGGGAACCACCAAGACGAGGAGATAGTCAGTGTGGCAACATGAAGCTCCTTCTGAGGCAACAGCAAAGG GTTCTCTTGGCAAAGTCGGAAGTTGCTGGTTGGGGAGCATTTGTTAAG AATCCTGTCAACAAAAATGATTATCTTGGAGAATATACCGGTGAATTGATCTCCCATCAAGAAGCAGATAAGCGGGGAAAGATATATGATCGTGCAAATTCATCGTTCCTCTTTGACTTGAATGATAAG TATGTCCTTGATGCATACCGCAAGGGAGACAAGTTAAAATTTGCAAACCACTCATCAAATCCAAACTGTTACGCGAAG GTAATGCTGGTGGCTGGTGATCACCGTGTTGGCATATATGCTAATGAGCACATCCAAGCTGGTGAAGAGCTTTTCTATGATTATCGATATTGTCCTGATCAAGCACCGGTCTGGGCCCGGAAGCCCGGGGCTTCTAAGAGAGATGGTTCGCCACTCCCTCATGGTCGAGCAAAGAAGCACCAATCTGGTTGA
- the LOC121786771 gene encoding histone-lysine N-methyltransferase EZA1-like isoform X2 — translation MKDYGEQGIDAIENLAAKLSHMKRQIQTERVVSVGEKLEKNSKNIQSYVSHLKDLAESRDDSATTTTNSSGNLLSLRMNYPLCKVSGLVQECEDRDGDNSEEVVFSRTAKLPLVERIPSYTTWIFLDRNQRMADDQSVLGRRRIYYDQHGSETLICSDSEDDLVQLEGEKREFSEGEDRLMRVAFLECGMGNEVLDLLTQFVGGTSQEIQERCTVLMETDQKMEIQKKPLKEERSGVDIYLDQSLSAALDSFDNLFCRRCLVFDCRLHGCSQAATYPNEKQIVQFDMEEDRKPCGDQCYLQSNCFKDMPKRSESDREMLNTHNAPTQEVRSPLSPHVIQQEHHLECQGKPAVLESSKSLEKASKVVSDTLPSSSSSKLKLANPDPVGYSTTLVDQVPEAVISNEYELETSISGSRLGFDRHIVGYSDCSQSENVEGIEKATSDITKLSLKQTCKSVGNSTKASRGWSNWNPLEKDLYLKGLEIFGRNSCFIARNLLAGLRTCKEVSNYMYGDGAVMSRGSSAMLNSYLDDAGRDDIDPMEPDMPVKSRICRKRGRVRKVKSSWKSAGHPSLWRRIADGKDLPCKQYSPCSCQPTCGKQCPCLQNGTCCEKYCGCSKSCKNRFRGCHCAKSQCKSRQCPCFAAGRECDPDVCRNCWVSCGDGLLGEPPRRGDSQCGNMKLLLRQQQRVLLAKSEVAGWGAFVKNPVNKNDYLGEYTGELISHQEADKRGKIYDRANSSFLFDLNDKYVLDAYRKGDKLKFANHSSNPNCYAKVMLVAGDHRVGIYANEHIQAGEELFYDYRYCPDQAPVWARKPGASKRDGSPLPHGRAKKHQSG, via the exons ATG AAAGATTACGGGGAACAGGGAATTGATGCTATAGAAAACTTGGCTGCGAAACTCTCGCATATGAAAAGGCAAATTCAGACTGAAAGAGTTGTTTCAGTTGGA GAAAAACTTGAAAAAAATAGCAAAAACATTCAATCTTATGTTTCTCACCTCAAAGATTTGGCTGAATCAAGGGATGATTCTGCAACTACTACAACGAATAGTTCAGGAAACCTCCTTTCTTTAAGAATGAACTATCCTCTCTGCAAAGTCAGTGGGCTTGTTCAAGAATGTGAAGATAGAGATGGTGATAACAGTGAAGAAGTTGTATTTTCTAGAACAGCCAAACTTCCCCTTGTTGAGAGGATACCTTCCTATACTACATGGATTTTCTTGGATAG GAATCAGAGAATGGCTGATGATCAGTCAGTCCTAGGGCGTAGGCGCATATACTATGATCAGCATGGTAGTGAGACACTGATCTGTAGCGACAGTGAAGATGATCTGGTGCAATTGGAGGGTGAGAAACGTGAATTTTCTGAAGGGGAGGATCGACTTATGCG TGTGGCATTTTTAGAGTGTGGGATGGGGAATGAAGTGCTTGATCTGTTGACCCAGTTTGTTGGAGGAACCTCTCAGGAAATTCAA GAGCGTTGCACTGTGCTCATGGAAACAGATCAAAAAATGGAGATACAGAAGAAACCTTTGAAGGAAGAGAGATCTGGAGTTGACATATACCTAGACCAAAGCCTCAGTGCTGCTTTAGATTCTTTTGATAATCTATTTTGCCGCCGTTGTCTG GTGTTTGACTGCCGTTTACATGGTTGTTCCCAAGCTGCAACCTATCCt AATGAAAAACAAATTGTCCAATTTGACATGGAAGAAGACCGTAAGCCGTGTGGAGATCAATGTTATCTTCAG TCAAATTGTTTCAAAGACATGCCAAAGCGTTCTGAATCAGATAGAGAAATGTTGAACACACATAATGCACCCACTCAGGAAGTTAGATCCCCCTTGTCTCCACATGTCATTCAGCAAG AACATCATCTGGAATGCCAAGGGAAGCCCGCAGTGCTTGAATCTTCAAAATCATTGGAAAAAGCTTCAAAAGTGGTTTCTGACACATTACCAAGTTCATCCAGTTCGAAATTAAAGTTGGCCAATCCAGATCCTGTGGGTTACAGTACAACTCTGGTGGACCAGGTCCCTGAAGCAGTTATATCCAATGAATATGAGCTTGAGACATCTATATCTGGTTCACGGCTTGGTTTTGACAGGCACATTGTAGGTTATAGTGATTGCTCCCAGAGTGAGAATGTTGAGGGCATCGAGAAAGCTACATCTGATATCACCAAGCTCTCTCTGAAACAGACATGCAAATCTGTTGGAAATTCAACCAAAGCTTCACGTGGATGGAGCAATTGGAACCCTTTAGAGAAAGACTTGTACCTCAAGGGATTAGAAATATTTGGAAGAAATAG TTGTTTTATAGCTCGGAATTTGCTTGCTGGTTTGAGAACTTGCAAAGAAGTATCGAACTACATGTATGGTGATGGAGCTGTAATGTCTCGTGGATCTTCAGCTATGCTAAACTCATATCTTGATGATGCTGGGAGAGATGACATAGATCCTATG GAGCCAGATATGCCTGTCAAATCAAGAATATGTCGTAAAAGGGGCAGAGTGCGCAAGGTTAAGTCTTCATGGAAGTCCGCTGGCCATCCATCCTTGTGGAGAAGGATCGCAGATGGAAAAGACCTGCCATGTAAGCAATATTCTCCATGTAGTTGCCAGCCAACATGTGGAAAGCAATGTCCTTGCCTTCAGAATGGAACTTGCTGTGAAAAATACTGCGG ATGCTCAAAAAGCTGCAAAAATCGGTTTAGAGGGTGTCATTGTGCAAAAAGTCAATGTAAAAGCCGGCAATGCCCCTGCTTTGCAGCTGGACGTGAATGTGACCCAGATGTTTGCCGGAATTGTTGGGTTAG CTGTGGTGACGGTTTGTTGGGGGAACCACCAAGACGAGGAGATAGTCAGTGTGGCAACATGAAGCTCCTTCTGAGGCAACAGCAAAGG GTTCTCTTGGCAAAGTCGGAAGTTGCTGGTTGGGGAGCATTTGTTAAG AATCCTGTCAACAAAAATGATTATCTTGGAGAATATACCGGTGAATTGATCTCCCATCAAGAAGCAGATAAGCGGGGAAAGATATATGATCGTGCAAATTCATCGTTCCTCTTTGACTTGAATGATAAG TATGTCCTTGATGCATACCGCAAGGGAGACAAGTTAAAATTTGCAAACCACTCATCAAATCCAAACTGTTACGCGAAG GTAATGCTGGTGGCTGGTGATCACCGTGTTGGCATATATGCTAATGAGCACATCCAAGCTGGTGAAGAGCTTTTCTATGATTATCGATATTGTCCTGATCAAGCACCGGTCTGGGCCCGGAAGCCCGGGGCTTCTAAGAGAGATGGTTCGCCACTCCCTCATGGTCGAGCAAAGAAGCACCAATCTGGTTGA
- the LOC121786771 gene encoding histone-lysine N-methyltransferase EZA1-like isoform X4: protein MADDQSVLGRRRIYYDQHGSETLICSDSEDDLVQLEGEKREFSEGEDRLMRVAFLECGMGNEVLDLLTQFVGGTSQEIQERCTVLMETDQKMEIQKKPLKEERSGVDIYLDQSLSAALDSFDNLFCRRCLVFDCRLHGCSQAATYPNEKQIVQFDMEEDRKPCGDQCYLQSNCFKDMPKRSESDREMLNTHNAPTQEVRSPLSPHVIQQEHHLECQGKPAVLESSKSLEKASKVVSDTLPSSSSSKLKLANPDPVGYSTTLVDQVPEAVISNEYELETSISGSRLGFDRHIVGYSDCSQSENVEGIEKATSDITKLSLKQTCKSVGNSTKASRGWSNWNPLEKDLYLKGLEIFGRNSCFIARNLLAGLRTCKEVSNYMYGDGAVMSRGSSAMLNSYLDDAGRDDIDPMEPDMPVKSRICRKRGRVRKVKSSWKSAGHPSLWRRIADGKDLPCKQYSPCSCQPTCGKQCPCLQNGTCCEKYCGCSKSCKNRFRGCHCAKSQCKSRQCPCFAAGRECDPDVCRNCWVSCGDGLLGEPPRRGDSQCGNMKLLLRQQQRVLLAKSEVAGWGAFVKNPVNKNDYLGEYTGELISHQEADKRGKIYDRANSSFLFDLNDKYVLDAYRKGDKLKFANHSSNPNCYAKVMLVAGDHRVGIYANEHIQAGEELFYDYRYCPDQAPVWARKPGASKRDGSPLPHGRAKKHQSG, encoded by the exons ATGGCTGATGATCAGTCAGTCCTAGGGCGTAGGCGCATATACTATGATCAGCATGGTAGTGAGACACTGATCTGTAGCGACAGTGAAGATGATCTGGTGCAATTGGAGGGTGAGAAACGTGAATTTTCTGAAGGGGAGGATCGACTTATGCG TGTGGCATTTTTAGAGTGTGGGATGGGGAATGAAGTGCTTGATCTGTTGACCCAGTTTGTTGGAGGAACCTCTCAGGAAATTCAA GAGCGTTGCACTGTGCTCATGGAAACAGATCAAAAAATGGAGATACAGAAGAAACCTTTGAAGGAAGAGAGATCTGGAGTTGACATATACCTAGACCAAAGCCTCAGTGCTGCTTTAGATTCTTTTGATAATCTATTTTGCCGCCGTTGTCTG GTGTTTGACTGCCGTTTACATGGTTGTTCCCAAGCTGCAACCTATCCt AATGAAAAACAAATTGTCCAATTTGACATGGAAGAAGACCGTAAGCCGTGTGGAGATCAATGTTATCTTCAG TCAAATTGTTTCAAAGACATGCCAAAGCGTTCTGAATCAGATAGAGAAATGTTGAACACACATAATGCACCCACTCAGGAAGTTAGATCCCCCTTGTCTCCACATGTCATTCAGCAAG AACATCATCTGGAATGCCAAGGGAAGCCCGCAGTGCTTGAATCTTCAAAATCATTGGAAAAAGCTTCAAAAGTGGTTTCTGACACATTACCAAGTTCATCCAGTTCGAAATTAAAGTTGGCCAATCCAGATCCTGTGGGTTACAGTACAACTCTGGTGGACCAGGTCCCTGAAGCAGTTATATCCAATGAATATGAGCTTGAGACATCTATATCTGGTTCACGGCTTGGTTTTGACAGGCACATTGTAGGTTATAGTGATTGCTCCCAGAGTGAGAATGTTGAGGGCATCGAGAAAGCTACATCTGATATCACCAAGCTCTCTCTGAAACAGACATGCAAATCTGTTGGAAATTCAACCAAAGCTTCACGTGGATGGAGCAATTGGAACCCTTTAGAGAAAGACTTGTACCTCAAGGGATTAGAAATATTTGGAAGAAATAG TTGTTTTATAGCTCGGAATTTGCTTGCTGGTTTGAGAACTTGCAAAGAAGTATCGAACTACATGTATGGTGATGGAGCTGTAATGTCTCGTGGATCTTCAGCTATGCTAAACTCATATCTTGATGATGCTGGGAGAGATGACATAGATCCTATG GAGCCAGATATGCCTGTCAAATCAAGAATATGTCGTAAAAGGGGCAGAGTGCGCAAGGTTAAGTCTTCATGGAAGTCCGCTGGCCATCCATCCTTGTGGAGAAGGATCGCAGATGGAAAAGACCTGCCATGTAAGCAATATTCTCCATGTAGTTGCCAGCCAACATGTGGAAAGCAATGTCCTTGCCTTCAGAATGGAACTTGCTGTGAAAAATACTGCGG ATGCTCAAAAAGCTGCAAAAATCGGTTTAGAGGGTGTCATTGTGCAAAAAGTCAATGTAAAAGCCGGCAATGCCCCTGCTTTGCAGCTGGACGTGAATGTGACCCAGATGTTTGCCGGAATTGTTGGGTTAG CTGTGGTGACGGTTTGTTGGGGGAACCACCAAGACGAGGAGATAGTCAGTGTGGCAACATGAAGCTCCTTCTGAGGCAACAGCAAAGG GTTCTCTTGGCAAAGTCGGAAGTTGCTGGTTGGGGAGCATTTGTTAAG AATCCTGTCAACAAAAATGATTATCTTGGAGAATATACCGGTGAATTGATCTCCCATCAAGAAGCAGATAAGCGGGGAAAGATATATGATCGTGCAAATTCATCGTTCCTCTTTGACTTGAATGATAAG TATGTCCTTGATGCATACCGCAAGGGAGACAAGTTAAAATTTGCAAACCACTCATCAAATCCAAACTGTTACGCGAAG GTAATGCTGGTGGCTGGTGATCACCGTGTTGGCATATATGCTAATGAGCACATCCAAGCTGGTGAAGAGCTTTTCTATGATTATCGATATTGTCCTGATCAAGCACCGGTCTGGGCCCGGAAGCCCGGGGCTTCTAAGAGAGATGGTTCGCCACTCCCTCATGGTCGAGCAAAGAAGCACCAATCTGGTTGA